In Torulaspora delbrueckii CBS 1146 chromosome 1, complete genome, one genomic interval encodes:
- the POP7 gene encoding ribonuclease P/MRP protein subunit POP7 (similar to Saccharomyces cerevisiae POP7 (YBR167C); ancestral locus Anc_8.593) — MGESKLLRKLPTVKTLSRKQIKTTIYVKTSTPYISALKRIKKFLRDLPKSGSTYVVVLGMGKAIEKTLSLGCHFEQHLGKKVDVLTKSVELLDEVSVDDGDGDSIKDVDRETVLKKRTISGIELRIYP, encoded by the coding sequence ATGGGTGAGTCTAAGTTGTTGAGGAAACTTCCAACTGTTAAAACCCTGTCCAGGAAGCAAATCAAGACCACTATCTATGTGAAGACAAGCACACCGTACATTAgtgctttgaaaagaattaaAAAATTTCTTAGAGATCTACCCAAGAGTGGAAGTACCTATGTAGTGGTACTTGGAATGGGcaaagccattgaaaagactttGTCGCTTGGATGTCACTTTGAGCAGCATTTGGGAAAGAAAGTTGATGTCCTGACGAAAAGTGTAGAACTGCTCGATGAAGTGTCAGTCGATGATGGAGATGGGGACTCTATTAAGGATGTGGATCGCGAAACAGTGCTGAAGAAACGCACAATAAGCGGGATCGAGTTACGAATTTACCCATAA
- the DPC25 gene encoding Dpc25p (similar to Saccharomyces cerevisiae YPL107W; ancestral locus Anc_8.591) translates to MHKYKPSGQYILTLYRRSRHLSSSPGCKMTFEGNTEGLRGSPEERMSTVFGGRLKGEAPTSTSRMLAGGAKTIAGVQVPAKPIEPDNCCMSGCVNCVWELFNEDIRNWKSKRKLAASRIKDTNAKWPSDWNPPFALLHLKNVPESLKTEKIKFDKHAKEKKGQSVASLFPTRSKPLPKSVVEAKKRNAAHHPKQAETARKELEELDAEEDQEAWKDIPVYIRAFAEFERKKKLMKEERAATA, encoded by the coding sequence ATGCACAAATACAAGCCTAGTGGACAGTACATCCTTACTTTATACCGGAGATCTCGTCATCTCAGTTCGTCTCCAGGCTGCAAGATGACATTTGAAGGCAATACGGAGGGATTGCGTGGATCTCCTGAAGAAAGAATGAGCACAGTATTTGGTGGGAGGCTAAAAGGGGAAGCTCCGACTTCAACAAGTAGGATGCTGGCAGGTGGAGCCAAGACAATTGCGGGCGTACAAGTTCCAGCTAAGCCTATAGAGCCAGACAATTGCTGTATGTCAGGCTGTGTGAATTGTGTGTGGGAGTTATTCAATGAAGATATTAGGAACTGGAAGAGCAAGAGGAAACTTGCTGCCAGTCGAATTAAGGACACTAATGCGAAATGGCCATCTGATTGGAACCCTCCATTTGCATTGCTTCACTTGAAGAACGTTCCTGAATCGTTGAAGACTGAGAAGATTAAGTTTGATAAACATGCTAAAGAAAAGAAGGGTCAGTCCGTGGCTAGTCTCTTTCCGACAAGAAGTAAACCACTACCTAAAAGTGTTGTCGAGGCTAAGAAAAGGAATGCTGCGCATCACCCCAAGCAGGCAGAGACGGCTAGGAAGGAATTAGAAGAACTAGATGccgaagaagatcaagaagcaTGGAAGGATATTCCAGTCTACATCAGGGCATTTGCTGAGTTTGAGcgcaagaagaagctaatgaaagaggaaagagCGGCTACCGCATAG
- the TDEL0A05380 gene encoding uncharacterized protein (similar to Saccharomyces cerevisiae YPL108W; ancestral locus Anc_8.594), which produces MSVISDVAVARRADDASGYSRTNGIKNQSITKPLSLDDSSGEVLVRKATGKSKVRKGQSEEEYQGQLHQYFEVEQGPKRTDIGWMDKVDPMALLNDPEKDLQIKNTRQKLTSFCQRLYYQKRYAECAALCDELLPRYEPFNKKNKIKRELEELEYMAQQSKNILRINEATESIDKIRM; this is translated from the coding sequence ATGTCAGTTATATCAGACGTCGCAGTTGCAAGGCGTGCTGATGATGCAAGCGGATACTCTAGGACCAACGGTATCAAGAATCAGTCAATAACGAAACCATTATCATTAGATGATAGTTCAGGCGAGGTTTTAGTACGCAAAGCTACCGGCAAGTCAAAAGTGCGCAAGGGACAATCGGAGGAAGAATATCAAGGACAGTTGCACcaatattttgaagttgagcAAGGTCCGAAGAGAACTGACATAGGATGGATGGACAAAGTTGATCCAATGGCGTTACTTAATGACCCAGAGAAAGATCTACAGATCAAAAACACCAGACAGAAACTGACGAGTTTTTGTCAAAGGCTTTATTATCAGAAGCGGTACGCCGAATGTGCAGCAttatgcgatgagctgttGCCAAGGTACGAGCCCTTCAATaaaaagaacaagataAAGAGagaacttgaagagttggaaTATATGGCCcaacaatcaaagaataTTTTACGTATAAATGAAGCCACCGAGAGTATAGATAAAATACGTATGTAA
- the PEX32 gene encoding Pex32p (similar to Saccharomyces cerevisiae PEX32 (YBR168W); ancestral locus Anc_8.592), translated as MKNKGDKEKAYRCHAKFIYNHGQKPTLTFVTPGNVSSVLYRFYPLLIIFDGALNNIMWICDDICQPFIHLVMIYLVINLLSLLDLDNGSLNKLRIGSIFTLWLGIMSGLSLFYAFAYYVLTVYQDLRDSEPPTLDDIVIALESVVDKLATMRSEVLGRAVDVSRWKNLTRLAILFTPIHYFLMRQVTIRTYVMWMTFIALLYHSTWFQCTMKLCWRVHAVRQAYYAITSFFDDQRKNYRLSTLIDAQTAISFCSNVKYVPRTDSLKMLRGHRLQLQLQKLYPWTEPIIGKSKNPQSLDNIAVIDFTIQENQRKWRDEGWTSRMLSYEKPHFCMRIGDQVVACKSPWEFQEGLPAGWEWLDDCWRPIGWVYSDSNWVVTGERDSLESFTRTKTWKRRIFKDQSS; from the coding sequence atgaagaacaaaggtGACAAGGAGAAGGCATATCGCTGTCATGCCAAGTTCATATACAATCATGGGCAGAAACCGACTCTAACCTTTGTCACACCAGGAAATGTGTCGAGCGTCCTCTATAGATTCTATCCATTGCTGATAATTTTCGATGGAGCTCTCAACAACATTATGTGGATCTGTGACGATATTTGTCAACCATTTATTCACCTAGTCATGATATATTTGGTCATCAATCTGCTTTCGTTACTTGACCTCGATAatggttctttgaacaagCTCAGGATAGGGAGTATCTTCACATTGTGGCTAGGTATAATGAGCGGCCTATCGCTCTTTTATGCCTTCGCATATTACGTTCTAACTGTCTATCAAGACTTGAGAGACTCGGAGCCACCAACACTTGATGACATAGTTATAGCTCTGGAATCTGTGGTCGACAAGCTTGCCACCATGCGTTCAGAAGTGCTGGGACGTGCAGTAGATGTCAGTCGatggaagaacttgacaAGACTCGCTATTTTATTTACACCAATCCATTACTTTTTGATGAGGCAGGTTACCATCAGAACCTACGTAATGTGGATGACATTTATTGCGCTACTTTATCATTCTACATGGTTCCAATGCACTATGAAGCTATGCTGGAGAGTACACGCGGTTCGTCAAGCGTATTATGCTATTacttccttctttgacgatcaaagaaagaactACAGACTATCAACTCTCATCGATGCTCAAACGGCCATATCTTTCTGTTCCAATGTCAAATATGTACCGCGTAcagactctttgaagatgttaAGAGGGCACAGGCTTCAATTACAGTTGCAAAAGCTGTACCCTTGGACTGAGCCAATCATCGGTAAAAGCAAGAACCCACAATCACTCGATAATATTGCTGTTATCGATTTCACCATTCAAGAAAACCAACGGAAATGGAGAGATGAAGGTTGGACATCAAGAATGCTAAGTTATGAGAAGCCCCATTTTTGCATGAGAATAGGAGATCAAGTCGTAGCATGTAAGTCACCTTGggaatttcaagaagggTTGCCTGCTGGTTGGGAATGGCTCGATGATTGTTGGAGGCCCATAGGGTGGGTTTATTCGGATTCCAATTGGGTCGTCACGGGAGAAAGGGATTCACTGGAAAGTTTTACAAGAACCAAGACTTGGAAGCGTAGAATATTTAAAGACCAAAGTTCGTAG
- the SSE2 gene encoding adenyl-nucleotide exchange factor SSE2 (similar to Saccharomyces cerevisiae SSE2 (YBR169C) and SSE1 (YPL106C); ancestral locus Anc_8.590) has protein sequence MSTPFGLDLGNNNSVLAVARNRGIDIVVNEVSNRSTPSLVGFGQKNRFLGEAGKTKQASNVKNTVDNLKRIVGLGYSDAEFNEESKYFTIKLVKLDDGKVGAQVKLGGETKVFSGTQLAGMFIDKVKNTVIDETKAVVTDVCLAVPCWYTEEQRYNIADAARIAGLNPVRVVNDVTAAAVSYGVFKTDLPESEEKPRHVAFVDIGHSTYTCSIIAFKKGEAKVLATAYDKHFGGRNFDRAITEHFADEFKTKYKIDIRENAKAYNRVLTAAERLKKVLSANSAAPFSVESVMNDIDCSSQLTRDELEELVAPLLKRVTEPITKALAQAKLTTEDVDFVEIIGGTTRIPSLKNSISEAFGKPLSTTMNQDETIAKGAAFICAIHSPTLRVRPFKFEDVHLYSVSYYWDQQVEDENHLEVFPAGSSFPSTKLITLHRTGDFTMEAKYTNKEELPESTPVEIAKWEITGVQVPEGETSVPVKLKLRCDPSGLHIIEEAYTLEDIVVKEEVPLPEDAPQDAEPEYKEVTKTVKKDTLTITAHTYALSAKQLNNYIEQENEMRAQDKLVAETEDRKNALEEYIYTLRGKLDEEYSDFASDAEKKKLTGMLAKAEDWLYDEGYDSTKGKYIAKYEELASLGNMIRGRYLAKEEEKKQAVRAKSEASKMAELSEKLAAQRKAQAESKKDAEGDVELD, from the coding sequence ATGAGTACTCCATTTGGTTTAGATTTAGGTAACAACAACTCTGTGTTGGCTGTTGCCAGAAACAGAGGTATTGATATTGTGGTCAATGAAGTTTCTAACCGTTCTACACCATCTTTGGTTGGTTTCGGTCAAAAGAACAGATTTTTGGGTGAAGCTGGTAAGACTAAGCAAGCTTCTAATGTGAAAAACACTGTGgacaatttgaagagaattgTTGGTCTAGGTTACTCTGATGCAGAATTCAACGAGGAGTCCAAGTACTTCACCATCAAGTTGGTTAAGTTGGATGACGGTAAAGTTGGTGCTCAAGTGAAATTGGGTGGTGAGACTAAGGTTTTCTCCGGTACCCAATTGGCTGGTATGTTCATCGACAAGGTTAAGAACACTGTTATCGATGAGACCAAAGCCGTTGTTACCGATGTGTGTTTGGCTGTTCCATGCTGGTACACTGAAGAGCAACGTTACAACATTGCTGATGCTGCTAGAATCGCTGGTTTGAACCCTGTCAGAGTTGTCAACGACGTcactgctgctgctgtttCTTACGGTGTCTTCAAGACTGACTTACCAGAAAGTGAAGAGAAGCCAAGACATGTTGCTTTCGTCGACATTGGTCACTCCACTTACACTTGTTCTATCATTGCTTTCAAGAAGGGTGAAGCAAAGGTCTTGGCTACCGCTTACGACAAGCACTTTGGTGGTAGAAACTTTGATCGTGCTATCACTGAACACTTTGCCGATGAGTTCAAGACCAAGTACAAGATCGACATTAGAGAGAATGCCAAGGCTTACAACAGGGTCTTGACTGCTGCTGagagattaaagaaagTCTTGTCTGCAAACTCTGCCGCTCCATTCTCTGTTGAGTCTGTTATGAATGATATTGACTGCTCTTCCCAATTGACTCGTGAcgaattggaagaattggttGCTCCTTTGTTGAAACGTGTCACTGAGCCAATCACCAAAGCTTTGGCTCAGGCCAAGTTGACCACCGAAGATGTCGATTTCGTTGAAATTATCGGTGGTACTACCCGTATCccaagtttgaagaactctATCTCTGAGGCATTCGGCAAGCCTTTGTCTACCACTATGAACCAAGACGAGACCATCGCTAAGGGTGCTGCTTTCATCTGTGCTATCCACTCTCCAACTTTGAGAGTTAGacctttcaaattcgaagACGTTCATCTATACTCTGTCTCTTACTACTGGGACCAACAAgtcgaagatgaaaacCATTTGGAAGTCTTCCCAGctggttcttctttcccATCTACCAAATTGATCACTCTGCACCGTACTGGTGACTTCACCATGGAGGCTAAGTACACCAACAAGGAAGAGCTGCCAGAAAGCACTCCTGTTGAAATTGCCAAGTGGGAAATCACTGGTGTTCAAGTTCCAGAGGGTGAAACTTCTGTGCCTGTCAAGTTAAAGTTGAGATGTGACCCATCTGGTTTGCACATCATCGAAGAGGCTTACACTTTGGAAGACATCGTCGTCAAGGAGGAAGTTCCCCTACCAGAAGATGCTCCACAAGACGCTGAACCAGAATACAAGGAAGTCACCAAGACCGTCAAGAAGGATACTTTGACTATCACTGCTCACACTTACGCATTGTCTGCTaagcaattgaacaattaCATAGAGCAAGAAAACGAAATGCGTGCTCAAGATAAATTGGTCGCTGAGACCGAAGATCGTAAGAACGCTTTGGAAGAATACATCTACACTCTACGTGGTAagcttgatgaagaatactCTGACTTTGCTTCTGAcgctgaaaagaagaagttgaccGGCATGTTGGCTAAGGCTGAAGACTGGCTATACGATGAAGGCTACGACTCCACCAAAGGTAAATATATTGCCAAGTACGAAGAACTTGCTTCCTTGGGTAACATGATCAGAGGTAGATATTTGGCcaaggaggaagagaagaagcaagCTGTAAGAGCTAAGAGCGAAGCTTCCAAGATGGCTGAACTATCAGAGAAGCTTGCCGCTCAAAGAAAGGCCCAGGCTGAATCTAAAAAGGATGCTGAAGGTGATGTCGAATTGGATTAA